From a single Saccharomyces kudriavzevii IFO 1802 strain IFO1802 genome assembly, chromosome: 15 genomic region:
- the MEK1 gene encoding serine/threonine protein kinase MEK1 (similar to Saccharomyces cerevisiae MEK1 (YOR351C); ancestral locus Anc_7.41) — MGSLGSSDFTTKNGIQVDAGGIAAAHLEVNVGGYHTEQVIPIVKHQLVKVGRNNKECQLVLTNPSISSIHCVFWCVFFDEDSIPMFYVKDCSLNGTYLNGLLLKRDKTYLLKDSDTVELSQGNEENDSKKIQLVFMINDDLQSSLDPKLLDQMGFLREVDQWEITNRIVGNGTFGHVLITHNSKERKDDVCYHPENYAVKIIKLKPNKFDKEARILLRLDHPNIIKVYHTFCDKNNHLYIFQDLIPGGDLFSHLAKGDCLTSMSETESLLVVFQILQALNYLHDQGIVHRDLKLDNILLCTPEPCTRIVLADFGIAKDLSSNKERMHTVVGTPEYCAPEVGFRANRKAYQSFSRAATLEQRGYDSKCDLWSLGVITHIMLTGISPFYGDGSERCIIQNAKVGKLNFKIKQWDIVSDSAKSFVKELLQTDVAKRLNSKQSLEHVWIAKHLSQLERLYYKKILCNNEGPKLESITSDWKRKLPKSVVISQAIPKKKKVLE, encoded by the coding sequence ATGGGATCGTTAGGTAGCTCTGATTTTACAACTAAAAATGGTATTCAGGTGGATGCAGGGGGTATAGCTGCTGCTCACTTGGAAGTAAACGTCGGCGGCTATCACACAGAACAAGTAATACCTATAGTAAAGCACCAGCTCGTGAAAGtaggaagaaataataaggAATGCCAGCTAGTTCTAACCAATCCCTCAATATCCTCCATTCATTGTGTGTTTTGGTGCgtattttttgatgaggATAGCATTCCGATGTTTTACGTTAAAGATTGTTCTTTGAATGGGACATATTTGAACGGTTTACTTCTGAAAAGGGATAAAACGTACCTTTTAAAAGATTCTGATACTGTCGAATTATCTCAAggaaatgaagaaaacgacagtaaaaaaatacagcTGGTTTTTATGATTAATGATGATTTACAGTCCTCTCTGGACCCAAAACTTTTGGATCAAATGGGTTTCTTGAGAGAAGTAGATCAGTGGGAAATAACAAATAGGATAGTCGGAAATGGCACGTTTGGCCATGTCTTGATCACGCATAAttcaaaggaaagaaaagatgatGTTTGCTATCACCCTGAAAATTATGCTGTCAAGATTATAAAACTCAAACCAaacaaatttgataaagagGCTCGAATCCTCTTAAGACTGGATCATCCGAATATTATCAAAGTCTACCACACTTTTTGTGACAAGAACAATCACCTTTATATATTCCAGGATTTAATTCCTGGCGGCGATCTCTTCTCTCACCTGGCTAAAGGAGATTGTTTAACTTCCATGTCTGAAACGGAATCTTTACTGGTTGTCTTTCAGATATTGCAAGCGTTAAACTATCTTCACGATCAAGGTATTGTCCATCGTGACCTGAAACTcgataatattttattatgCACGCCGGAGCCATGTACTAGAATCGTCTTGGCAGATTTTGGCATAGCTAAAGATTTGAGTTCTAACAAAGAAAGGATGCATACAGTCGTGGGAACACCAGAATATTGTGCTCCAGAAGTTGGGTTTAGAGCAAATAGAAAAGCTTATCAAAGCTTCTCAAGAGCAGCTACTCTAGAGCAACGAGGTTACGATAGCAAGTGCGACCTATGGTCCCTGGGCGTTATTACACACATTATGTTAACGGGAATCTCTCCATTTTACGGTGATGGTTCTGAGAGATGTATTATTCAGAATGCAAAAGTTGGGAAACttaatttcaaaataaagCAGTGGGACATAGTTTCCGACAGTGCTAAGAGTTTTGTCAAAGAACTTTTGCAAACAGATGTAGCTAAACGATTAAATAGTAAGCAAAGTCTTGAACATGTCTGGATCGCAAAACATTTGAGTCAACTGGAAAGGCtatattacaaaaaaatactatgCAATAACGAAGGTCCTAAATTAGAAAGTATAACTTCagattggaaaagaaaattaccTAAAAGCGTTGTTATTTCTCAGGCAATacccaaaaagaagaaagttttaGAGTAA
- the CIN1 gene encoding Cin1p (similar to Saccharomyces cerevisiae CIN1 (YOR349W); ancestral locus Anc_7.43): MSSIPTLLSSIRSGVQTVSPETHQETIAAINKFQEDPALLDAILPKCVPLLANSFFHVPPREQRLVAELFYNLDKISHAQVLKSLDTSIFRLDDILSYLQDRTSPSSFADVLCVYLNLSWLSVILLSPYTFEDRFHKTVRVSSGFETHPICVPPINKIKAILYFKNFTRDFDQIPEPDRSNVPFLNQFLKLFIRSAQAATTYFSNENLAHLQAVALSNHAIKLLPKLFQVSYNHASHEILDAIVEFFQDHLNSNSTDTRFQLAHSFAKIIKFLQQVDPSSSVEFTENTIENTICLLQDSWESIDSNELHTSLLIIAEVALARILPVDLIDRVLAQIIPMTCHFQQSRFQIIKGHHIRDSTNFIIWSIIRSNSSNDLTAQTLQSLLSHLLINAFFDPELIIRYSSFAALQELMGRSNKSLALNQADIASILQATWKDLPKSFEENSGLIRTLFNPGNTSNTSVCVWSIFNDWAFSWNLLENLHLTTMKLNIDYNLLPLIKSQLHSPDLLHGLLKKSGKSVIQNCQILYLYLKLFENDVYRPETSRICADIYHHKIKFQSFGQGKRQFNDNSPELFRIFVILKYWQLMGENDFNQELFWKFVEIISPQKKLTLYNEFIPTIQHIISRCCDLHYMRAAQLIKSGNELACHSLCHLPDQEKMCSLFFSQFPLLTSQSKSILIEELDNHWNDKISVLPPDLYQKFLKTIVNCLDDYTTTQQGDVGRLVRIQALQFAQSHPDLLYENDDFVRPKLTRLMAEPVPEIKKASFQLLTSTAPQIAELSDSLILDFQHTQGQSNEFWKGYTISAGAINFVDSQLTSSIDSFIAYFRSLSSSRQLELCNDLVRIIPNAKQVVESKKYDYNRDPSTGGMRFDTIKFAVNCIKFWTRIMESGLVILHPNFNFQGVFAKVYNLHLLDYGTLRVNAIKFLPFLAISHYFTIKETTDRKDLFNLVNFTLKRLLVIMKREYTATKLRFTGGQNIALQGIFQILLELDATRQLQSLQKACENSEFMDILDSDITL; this comes from the coding sequence ATGTCCAGTATCCCGACGTTGCTGAGCTCGATACGATCTGGAGTCCAGACCGTGTCTCCCGAGACGCATCAAGAAACGATTGCCGCGATCAACAAGTTCCAAGAGGATCCGGCACTGTTGGACGCCATACTGCCCAAATGCGTACCTCTTTTGGCCAACTCGTTCTTTCATGTGCCACCGCGTGAGCAAAGACTCGTTGCGGAGCTGTTCTACAATCTTGACAAGATCTCCCACGCACAGGTCCTTAAATCATTAGATACAAGTATTTTTAGACTAGACGACATTTTAAGCTATTTACAGGATCGAACGTCGCCCTCCTCTTTCGCCGATGTCTTGTGCGTCTATCTAAACCTATCTTGGCTGAGCGTCATCTTGCTCTCACCTTACACTTTTGAAGACAGGTTCCACAAAACGGTTCGGGTGTCGTCGGGGTTCGAAACGCACCCGATCTGCGTTCCTCCCATCAACAAGATCAAAGCTATTTTatacttcaaaaacttcacaCGTGACTTCGACCAGATACCGGAACCAGATCGATCAAACGTGCCCTTTCTCAACCAATTCCTGAAATTGTTCATTCGGTCTGCTCAAGCTGCAACCACCTATTTCTCGAACGAGAACTTGGCGCATTTGCAAGCGGTTGCACTGTCCAACCACGCAATAAAGCTGTTACCTAAACTATTCCAGGTTTCGTACAATCACGCCTCTCACGAAATTCTCGATGCCATAGTAGAGTTCTTCCAAGATCACCTAAACTCAAATTCCACGGATACGAGGTTCCAGTTGGCCCACTCCTTTGCCAAGATTATCAAGTTTCTCCAGCAGGTGGACCCGTCATCGTCCGTCGAGTTCACTGAAAACACCATCGAGAATACAATCTGCCTCTTACAGGACTCTTGGGAGTCCATCGACAGTAACGAGTTACACACTTCTCTCTTGATCATCGCTGAAGTGGCCCTGGCTAGAATCCTTCCTGTAGACTTGATCGACCGTGTTTTGGCTCAGATCATTCCCATGACCTGTCATTTCCAGCAATCCCGCTTTCAAATTATCAAGGGTCATCATATTAGAGATTCGacaaatttcatcatctggTCAATAATAAGATCAAACAGTAGCAACGATCTGACTGCTCAGACCCTACAATCACTATTGTCGCACCTGCTAATCAATGCCTTTTTCGACCCCGAATTAATAATCAGATATTCCAGTTTTGCCGCCTTGCAGGAATTAATGGGGAGGTCCAACAAATCTCTGGCACTGAACCAAGCAGATATAGCTTCCATACTGCAGGCAACCTGGAAAGACCTACCGAAATCGTTCGAGGAAAATTCAGGCCTAATCCGCACACTGTTCAATCCTGGAAACACCTCGAACACCTCTGTCTGCGTTTGGAGCATTTTTAACGATTGGGCATTCAGTTGGAATCTACTCGAAAATTTGCACCTGACCACGATGAAACTCAATATAGATTATAATTTACTTCCGCTAATCAAGTCACAGCTTCACTCACCTGATTTATTGCATGgcttattgaagaaatcggGAAAATCAGTCATCCAGAACTGTCAAATTTTGTACTTATATTTGAAactatttgaaaatgacgTATATCGCCCCGAGACGAGCCGAATTTGCGCTGACATTTATCATCACAagataaaatttcaatcgTTTGGCCAAGGAAAAAGACAATTTAATGATAATTCGCCCGAATTATTCCGgatttttgttattttgaaatactGGCAATTGATGGGAGAAAATGATTTCAACCAAGAactattttggaaatttgtGGAGATAATATCACCGCAGAAGAAATTAACCCTATACAATGAGTTTATCCCTACAATACAGCATATAATATCTCGATGCTGTGATCTCCATTACATGAGGGCCGCTCAATTAATCAAGTCAGGTAATGAATTGGCTTGCCACTCATTATGTCATCTACCTGACCAGGAGAAGATGTgttcccttttcttttcccaGTTTCCTTTATTAACATCACAGTCCAAATCAATCTTGATAGAAGAACTCGACAATCATTGGAACGATAAGATAAGTGTGCTCCCGCCAGATTTGTACCAGAAATTCCTCAAAACCATCGTCAATTGTCTTGATGACTATACGACAACTCAACAAGGTGATGTAGGACGTCTGGTAAGAATACAGGCCTTGCAATTTGCACAATCACATCCTGATTTACTATATGAAAACGATGATTTCGTCAGGCCAAAATTAACTAGGTTGATGGCGGAACCTGTACcagaaattaaaaaagcGAGTTTTCAATTACTCACTTCAACCGCCCCACAAATTGCAGAATTATCTGACTCTTTGATACTTGATTTTCAACACACGCAAGGTCAAAGCAACGAATTCTGGAAGGGCTACACAATTAGCGCAGGGGCAATAAACTTTGTAGACTCCCAACTAACTTCATCTATTGATTCCTTCATTGCATATTTTAGGTCTCTATCCTCTTCGCGACAATTGGAACTATGTAATGATTTGGTCAGAATAATCCCCAACGCTAAGCAAGTTGTTGagtcaaaaaaatatgattatAATAGAGATCCATCGACGGGCGGCATGAGATTTGATACTATCAAATTCGCCGTTAATTGCATAAAATTTTGGACAAGAATCATGGAATCTGGGTTGGTTATTTTACATCctaatttcaattttcagGGCGTTTTCGCCAAAGTTTACAACCTGCATTTATTAGATTATGGAACATTGAGAGTGAATGCGATCAAATTTCTCCCATTTTTAGCAATCTCTCATTACTTCACCATCAAGGAAACAACCGACCGAAAAGATCTATTCAATTTAGTCAATTTCACTTTAAAAAGGCTATTGGTTATTATGAAACGTGAATACACAGCAACGAAATTGAGATTCACGGGAGGCCAGAATATCGCTTTACAAGGAATATTCCAGATATTATTAGAATTAGATGCTACCAGACAACTCCAATCTTTACAAAAGGCCTGTGAGAATTCTGAATTTATGGATATATTAGATTCTGATATTACTTTATAG
- the MNE1 gene encoding Mne1p (similar to Saccharomyces cerevisiae MNE1 (YOR350C); ancestral locus Anc_7.42), whose amino-acid sequence MKFIFRRCSSTHIGKLIKESLNTPELLSPQLERRSPLYQRSPNVKRTNSITDKWLKDALTRKDKLKEGKLRNVNLRLSVVLTTLQKLRTAYNPALYFALLNRIGTGHIIWLNKMGRPIDTLPYGRLPLEFFHELSNMLYNISLRPVNDKIALAKFSLQLLDHYYFLKAKAFTGKEEFQSNPKFLRNCAFLVAKSQSNYYLKVMQGLFTENSEGQLLIKLSQLAFYVETSQWTSVVESLPSCIFDFTVTNPKKRDRDIQILELFRPCFIKTLEILIAQDMEGEACHMLTSLYSNWNLHLDPHDSSNLVQLCENHSCLKVIEILNRLSLASTNIKQFGLEKLPFEIDLKECMHFLSKRNFQPFKQGAFLQSLSFKLGDLPSSLGVWRRYINEMDEQMRAECMPLPLKALFINILLAHLSLYKNFNFVLSLVEHIVYERELWKPFLLTENIIGNKENSGIHCFFHAMSQATCTKVALLTLFNQLNRMDYQFSVHDFLSMLKVCKTYSDCDFFYFIFYNFLIAHSHKFLQYDKFNGKFSWRLPTQIGDAISAWLSSLEIDIRENTDRVLQITDDVSESYVDVKSIDLEGHTVQPIDKLKLRRIFGERKTLFDMDSDVFQDCRAKRDKEVGMQACFTANDARYDLVLDLSYSKRIEDLLSYIISRQTQQKE is encoded by the coding sequence ATGAAATTTATTTTTAGAAGATGTTCATCTACCCATATTGGTaaattgatcaaagaaTCTCTAAACACCCCTGAATTACTATCGCCGCAACTAGAGCGAAGGTCACCATTGTACCAACGTTCCCCTAACGtcaaaagaacaaactCCATCACGGATAAATGGTTGAAGGATGCACTAACAAGGAAAGATAAACTGAAAGAGGGTAAACTTCGAAATGTAAATTTAAGATTAAGCGTAGTATTGACTACCCTACAAAAGCTTCGTACTGCTTATAATCCTGCCCTGTATTTTGCATTGTTGAATCGCATTGGTACAGGCCATATAATATGGTTGAATAAAATGGGTCGACCAATTGATACATTGCCATATGGTCGGTTACCTTTGGAGTTTTTTCATGAACTATCCAACATGCTCTATAATATATCGCTCCGGCCCGTAAATGACAAGATTGCACTAGCTAAGTTTTCCCTACAATTATTGgatcattattatttccTTAAAGCGAAAGCATTTACGGGGAAAGAGGAATTTCAGTCAAACCCTAAGTTTTTGAGGAATTGCGCTTTTTTGGTCGCTAAGTCACAGTCGAACTATTACTTAAAGGTAATGCAAGGACTATTTACGGAAAATTCCGAAGGTCAGTTGTTGATCAAGTTATCTCAGTTAGCATTTTATGTGGAGACATCCCAATGGACAAGTGTAGTGGAAAGCTTGCCCTCGTGCATATTCGATTTTACTGTAACTAACCCGAAGAAACGTGATAGGGATATTCAAATCCTAGAATTATTCCGTCCATGTTTTATCAAGACTTTAGAAATCTTGATAGCACAGGACATGGAAGGTGAAGCGTGTCATATGTTGACAAGTTTGTATTCTAATTGGAACCTTCACCTTGATCCGCAtgattcttcaaatctcgTGCAGTTGTGTGAAAATCACTCTTGCCTAAAAgtcattgaaattttgaatagaTTATCCTTAGCCTCCACTAACATTAAACAATTCGGACTGGAAAAATTGccatttgaaattgatttaAAGGAGTGCATgcattttttatcaaaaagaaattttcagcCCTTCAAACAAGGGgcatttcttcaatctttATCGTTCAAATTAGGCGATTTACCGTCAAGCCTAGGCGTATGGAGACGATACATCAATGAAATGGATGAGCAGATGCGGGCTGAATGTATGCCTTTACCTTTAAAAGCActtttcattaatattttACTCGCTCACTTATCTCTCtataaaaatttcaattttgtgCTTTCGTTAGTTGAGCATATAGTATATGAAAGAGAATTATGGAAACCATTTTTACTGACAGAGAATATAATTGggaacaaagaaaactcCGGCATTCATTGCTTCTTTCATGCTATGTCTCAAGCGACCTGTACCAAGGTCGCTCTGTTGACATTGTTCAATCAATTGAATAGAATGGACTATCAGTTTAGTGTCCatgattttctttcgaTGTTGAAAGTTTGCAAAACTTACTCCGACTGTGATTTCTTCTACTTCATCTTTtacaattttttaattGCACACAGTCACAAATTCCTTCAGTACGATAAGTTTAATGGTAAGTTTTCATGGAGGTTGCCCACACAGATTGGAGATGCGATCTCTGCATGGCTTTCTAGCTTGGAAATTGATATACGAGAAAATACTGATAGAGTCCTGCAGATAACAGATGATGTTAGCGAATCGTATGTCGATGTTAAATCAATTGATTTAGAGGGACACACCGTTCAGCCGATCGACAAACTTAAATTGCGTAGGATTTTTGGGGAGCGGAAAACTCTATTCGATATGGATTCAgatgtttttcaagattgTAGAGCGAAAAGAGACAAGGAAGTTGGGATGCAAGCTTGTTTTACCGCAAACGATGCGCGGTATGATTTGGTATTGGATTTATCTTATTCAAAAAGGATAGAGGACTTGTTGTCTTATATAATATCTCGGCAAACACAACAGAAAGAATGA